In a genomic window of Nostoc sp. UHCC 0870:
- a CDS encoding M16 family metallopeptidase: MSWKIQNGRRLIYILIVACAFLLVTFNFSPVATAAAKHYTELQFAPIPEIKLPKYERFVLRNGLVVYLMEDKELPLVSGTALVQTGSRWEGGDKVGLAGFTGTVMRTGGTKKHSPDELNEILEQRAAAVETSINEASGSASFETLSDDVETVFGLFAEVLREPVFAQEKLDLAKTQAKGGIARRNDDPSNIASREFRKLIYGKESPYARITEYATIDRITREDLVQFHRDYFHPNNMILGIVGDFDSQKMRSLIQAKLGDWQRNPKMVKLPLPEVSPANTGGVFFVNQPQLTQSNVLVGHLGGRFDSPDYAPLDVMNGVLNGFGGRLFNEVRSRQGLAYSVYGLWSPRFDYPGMFIAGGQTRSDATVQFIKALKGEIKRIQAQPITAEELGRAKESTLNSFVFNFQDPAQTLSRLMRYEYYGYPADFLFRYQKAVSATTAADVQRVAKQYLKPENLVTLVVGNQTAIQPPLTQLAAQVTPIDVTIPALQPQAQN; the protein is encoded by the coding sequence ATGTCCTGGAAAATTCAGAATGGTAGGCGACTGATTTATATTTTGATAGTTGCTTGTGCTTTTTTACTGGTAACTTTTAACTTTTCTCCAGTGGCGACAGCAGCAGCCAAGCACTACACAGAGTTGCAGTTTGCACCGATACCTGAGATTAAGTTACCCAAGTATGAGCGGTTTGTGCTGCGAAATGGCTTAGTTGTATATCTCATGGAGGATAAGGAACTACCTTTAGTCAGTGGTACGGCGTTGGTACAGACTGGTAGCCGTTGGGAAGGAGGGGATAAAGTCGGACTGGCTGGTTTTACGGGTACTGTGATGCGGACTGGTGGAACTAAAAAGCATTCCCCCGATGAGTTAAATGAAATATTGGAACAACGGGCGGCGGCTGTAGAAACTAGTATTAATGAAGCGTCGGGTAGTGCCAGTTTTGAAACACTCAGTGACGATGTAGAAACGGTATTTGGGCTGTTTGCTGAGGTGCTAAGAGAGCCGGTATTTGCTCAAGAAAAGTTAGATTTAGCCAAAACACAAGCCAAGGGGGGTATTGCTCGGCGTAATGATGATCCTAGCAATATCGCCAGCCGGGAATTTCGCAAATTAATCTATGGGAAGGAAAGCCCCTATGCCCGAATTACAGAGTATGCAACTATAGATAGGATTACCCGTGAGGATTTGGTGCAGTTTCATCGGGATTATTTCCACCCCAATAATATGATTTTGGGAATAGTGGGGGATTTTGACAGCCAAAAAATGCGATCGCTCATTCAAGCTAAACTGGGTGATTGGCAACGTAACCCCAAAATGGTCAAATTGCCCTTACCAGAGGTATCACCAGCTAACACAGGCGGAGTATTCTTTGTCAATCAGCCGCAGTTAACCCAAAGTAATGTTTTAGTTGGGCATTTGGGAGGTAGATTTGATAGTCCTGATTATGCACCCTTGGATGTGATGAATGGGGTATTGAATGGTTTTGGCGGTAGGTTATTTAATGAAGTGCGATCGCGTCAAGGTTTAGCATACTCTGTATACGGCCTATGGAGTCCCCGCTTTGACTACCCTGGAATGTTCATTGCTGGAGGACAAACTCGCTCTGATGCGACTGTACAGTTTATCAAAGCTTTGAAAGGGGAAATCAAGCGTATCCAAGCTCAACCAATAACAGCAGAAGAACTAGGTCGCGCTAAAGAGTCTACCTTAAATTCTTTTGTATTCAACTTCCAAGACCCTGCTCAAACCCTATCTCGGTTAATGCGCTACGAATATTACGGTTATCCGGCTGATTTTCTGTTCCGCTATCAAAAAGCCGTATCTGCAACCACAGCCGCCGATGTGCAACGGGTAGCGAAGCAATACCTCAAACCAGAAAATTTAGTAACTCTAGTAGTGGGTAATCAAACTGCTATTCAACCACCATTAACACAACTAGCAGCCCAGGTAACACCAATAGATGTAACCATTCCTGCTTTACAACCACAAGCTCAGAATTAA